One segment of Rubripirellula amarantea DNA contains the following:
- a CDS encoding Do family serine endopeptidase, which yields MSKMRSPFTQVTVTPASLNSHVLPATPASLIRVLMPQIMVTLLLASQIFSDNLTLAQDAFPNRTAAQAGGGTANVAPGSLIAADALSNAFRQVAESMRPSVVAITTKSVQQVQPSFEDFFGRTRRPRQRESEGTGSGVIVRQDGFILTNNHVVEGADDVKVELSDGTTLPGEVVGLDPQTDLAVVKVDRTGLRPAPFGSSDDIRVGDWVLAIGSPFGLDQTVTAGIISGKNRVQRIINDGDGFEDFLQTDAAINPGNSGGPLVNLRGELVGINTAILSRSGGSAGIGFAIPVSIALPVLDSIIETGEVKRGFLGASVVDVTPKAVSEYDLKVKRGGLIGGVLEGQPAALAGLQPGDVVVSTDGKPVIGGTQLRNYIASRRPGSTIKMDVNRNGVMSQVEVQLKERTDEAMAMFLPNRETSFGARLVPVTPETAAQFGYEGLSSGLIVTSIDDGGVADRMELQVGDVIESVAGVPMKSPEQFGAIASEASRLGRAVRMIVRRGNQRLLFVPSDE from the coding sequence ATGAGTAAAATGCGATCCCCATTTACCCAAGTCACGGTTACCCCGGCGTCACTCAATAGCCATGTGTTACCAGCTACCCCGGCGTCATTGATCCGAGTGCTGATGCCTCAAATCATGGTCACGCTACTGCTGGCAAGCCAAATTTTCAGCGACAATCTCACACTCGCTCAAGATGCCTTTCCCAACCGCACTGCTGCACAAGCAGGTGGAGGCACAGCGAATGTTGCTCCGGGAAGCCTTATCGCCGCTGATGCATTGTCGAACGCGTTTCGCCAAGTGGCCGAATCCATGCGTCCAAGTGTTGTCGCGATAACGACGAAGTCGGTGCAACAAGTCCAACCGAGCTTTGAAGACTTCTTTGGTCGTACGCGACGACCTCGCCAACGCGAATCCGAAGGCACCGGAAGCGGTGTGATCGTTCGACAAGATGGATTTATCCTGACGAACAACCACGTGGTCGAGGGTGCTGACGATGTCAAAGTAGAACTGAGCGATGGGACCACTTTGCCCGGTGAAGTTGTAGGATTGGATCCGCAAACGGACTTGGCGGTAGTGAAGGTCGATCGAACCGGTCTGCGTCCCGCCCCCTTCGGTAGTTCTGACGACATCCGAGTCGGTGATTGGGTGCTGGCAATCGGAAGTCCCTTTGGCCTCGATCAAACCGTGACTGCTGGCATCATCAGCGGCAAGAACCGAGTGCAGCGAATCATCAACGATGGCGATGGTTTCGAAGACTTTCTACAGACCGACGCGGCTATTAATCCGGGCAACTCAGGCGGCCCCCTGGTCAACTTGCGAGGCGAACTTGTCGGTATCAACACCGCGATCCTGTCGCGCAGCGGCGGTAGCGCCGGTATCGGTTTTGCTATTCCAGTTTCGATTGCGTTGCCCGTGCTCGACTCGATCATCGAGACTGGTGAAGTCAAACGCGGTTTCCTGGGCGCATCGGTGGTTGATGTGACACCCAAAGCCGTTTCAGAGTACGACTTGAAGGTGAAACGTGGCGGCCTAATCGGCGGCGTGCTCGAGGGACAACCAGCAGCTTTGGCGGGCCTTCAACCCGGCGACGTGGTGGTCAGCACCGACGGCAAACCAGTGATCGGGGGAACTCAACTACGCAACTACATTGCTAGCCGTCGACCGGGCTCCACCATCAAGATGGACGTCAATCGCAATGGCGTGATGTCGCAAGTGGAGGTCCAGTTGAAGGAACGAACCGACGAAGCCATGGCTATGTTCTTGCCGAATCGGGAAACCTCGTTCGGAGCAAGGCTTGTTCCCGTAACCCCCGAAACGGCAGCCCAATTTGGCTACGAAGGACTCAGCAGCGGATTGATCGTGACGAGCATTGACGATGGAGGCGTCGCTGATCGAATGGAACTGCAAGTGGGCGACGTGATTGAGTCCGTTGCTGGAGTACCGATGAAGTCGCCCGAGCAGTTTGGGGCAATCGCCAGTGAAGCCTCGCGTTTGGGCCGTGCCGTTCGCATGATTGTCCGGCGTGGAAACCAACGACTGCTGTTTGTTCCAAGCGACGAATAA
- a CDS encoding lysophospholipid acyltransferase family protein produces the protein MRFLLAWTIGLTMYAIRLTCRHRTHNDQRADLLASGKTYIYAQLHAHQIGAGMFGEPGTVAMVSRSADASMVVPMLKLFRKIVVRGSSGKATKGGASALQQLIRKVKDGHQAVIAVDGPRGPRGSVQKGIGLLAKKTGMPIVPVVVVPTRRWIFAKTWDRLQIPQPFCRIDFYFGDPVFANEETDLHQLAEDLQATLHDLESEHDPSERAPREAESVSSEPVLRAA, from the coding sequence ATGCGTTTTCTTTTGGCTTGGACCATCGGCCTGACGATGTATGCCATCCGTTTGACGTGCCGCCATCGAACTCACAATGACCAGCGGGCTGACCTGCTAGCTTCTGGGAAGACTTACATCTACGCCCAATTGCATGCTCATCAAATCGGTGCCGGCATGTTTGGTGAACCCGGTACTGTCGCCATGGTTTCTCGATCTGCTGACGCGAGCATGGTTGTCCCCATGCTCAAGCTATTCCGAAAGATCGTTGTCCGAGGCAGCAGCGGAAAGGCTACCAAGGGCGGTGCATCAGCGCTTCAGCAACTCATTCGTAAGGTCAAAGACGGCCATCAAGCGGTGATTGCCGTGGATGGTCCGCGGGGTCCACGGGGAAGCGTTCAAAAGGGAATCGGTTTGCTCGCCAAGAAAACGGGAATGCCAATTGTTCCGGTTGTGGTGGTACCAACCCGTCGTTGGATCTTCGCAAAAACTTGGGATCGGTTGCAGATTCCTCAGCCGTTTTGCCGGATCGACTTCTACTTCGGCGATCCCGTATTTGCGAACGAGGAAACGGACCTGCACCAGCTCGCCGAAGACCTTCAGGCCACGTTGCATGATCTCGAATCAGAACACGATCCTTCGGAAAGAGCTCCGCGAGAAGCCGAGTCAGTGTCGTCTGAGCCAGTTTTGCGAGCAGCGTAG
- a CDS encoding DUF3656 domain-containing U32 family peptidase: MNKPATSDRPPIELLAPAGDWECVSAAIENGADAIYFGLDCGFNARFRAQNFGVRDLPRLTETLRSRGVRGYVTMNTLVFPSEMPSLVDTIAAVAEAGIDAVLVQDFGVARIVREVCPQLEIHASTQMSLTSAETIEVAKQLGITRAVLARELSIAEIRKIAAGTDMPLEVFIHGALCVAYSGQCLTSESLGGRSANRGQCAQACRLPYELICDGEDVPLGEVKYLLSPQDLAGYAAIPDLIDAGVASIKIEGRLKTPEYVANITKHYRQAIEQATQTGLVAIADRDRQEMELSFSRGFSPGWLEGNDHKRLVPGIHNAKRGIELGRVLQVGHQQIQVKLKADVQLGDGLAIQTPADESETENRGQGGRVYGLTDSQGRSQKSLSAGTIAWIEFGRGAIDWTLVDEHQTVFKNDDPQLNRRLRHSFEQKSPAQTRPIDLLVKASVGQPLEVTGEVTDGGARNVSAKVVGPEPLSAANNRPITEDVLRDKLGRMGGTAFKLGKLTMDIDGGPMVPMAMLNETRRQLVSLLEEKLRHAPVKVVNAEAGRRLLDAIELPSPNESATNPKIAVLCRTLEQVRAACETKADYIYTDFADIRRYGDAVEIAHAKQCPIAIATVRMQKPGEMGLMKVLTRHNPDAILVRNLAAIEYFRDKAPAMIADFSLNIANHRSAQWLMSLGVSRFTASYDLNRNQLMELVGSIPSSWLEVVIHQHMPMFHMEHCVFCSVLSPGTNKTNCGRPCDDHVVQLRDRVGAEHTLQADVACRNTLFNSTPQSGAEIVSELRENEVGWFRIELLEEDAAQANTTISLYRRLLNGEIDGSNVWQQLNASNRVGVTRGTLEEKRNPLTIL, translated from the coding sequence ATGAATAAGCCCGCCACGTCAGATCGTCCACCCATTGAGCTCCTTGCACCCGCCGGGGACTGGGAATGTGTGTCGGCGGCAATCGAGAACGGGGCCGATGCGATCTACTTTGGATTGGATTGCGGCTTCAACGCACGGTTTCGTGCCCAGAACTTTGGCGTGCGAGATCTGCCTCGCCTTACCGAGACCTTGCGATCGCGAGGCGTGCGGGGCTATGTGACGATGAACACGCTTGTGTTCCCCTCTGAGATGCCGTCGCTAGTCGATACCATCGCGGCGGTTGCCGAGGCTGGCATTGATGCCGTTCTCGTGCAAGATTTCGGAGTCGCCCGGATTGTTCGTGAAGTTTGTCCGCAACTAGAAATTCACGCTTCAACTCAGATGAGTTTAACCAGCGCCGAAACCATTGAGGTTGCTAAGCAGCTTGGCATCACTCGCGCGGTGCTGGCACGCGAATTGTCTATTGCTGAAATCCGCAAGATTGCAGCGGGCACGGATATGCCATTAGAGGTTTTCATTCATGGTGCACTTTGCGTTGCGTATTCCGGGCAATGCTTGACCAGTGAATCGCTGGGCGGACGTAGTGCCAATCGTGGTCAATGTGCGCAAGCGTGTCGCTTACCCTACGAATTGATCTGCGATGGCGAAGATGTGCCGCTCGGGGAAGTTAAGTACTTGCTCAGTCCTCAAGATCTAGCTGGCTACGCTGCTATTCCGGATCTGATCGATGCCGGCGTCGCGTCGATAAAAATCGAAGGCCGTTTGAAAACTCCTGAGTACGTCGCCAACATCACGAAGCATTATCGACAGGCGATTGAACAAGCGACACAGACCGGGTTGGTCGCCATCGCGGATCGTGATCGTCAGGAAATGGAACTCTCCTTTTCTCGAGGCTTCTCTCCGGGTTGGCTCGAAGGCAACGACCACAAACGGTTGGTCCCCGGAATCCACAACGCCAAACGAGGCATCGAGCTGGGGCGTGTCTTGCAAGTTGGCCATCAACAGATTCAGGTCAAACTTAAAGCCGACGTTCAATTGGGTGATGGCCTTGCGATTCAAACTCCCGCCGACGAAAGCGAAACCGAGAATCGTGGTCAGGGTGGTCGAGTTTATGGACTTACCGATTCGCAAGGACGCTCGCAGAAGTCGTTGTCGGCGGGAACGATCGCTTGGATTGAATTCGGCCGCGGTGCGATCGATTGGACACTTGTCGATGAACACCAAACGGTTTTCAAGAATGATGACCCACAACTCAACCGGCGGTTGCGTCACAGTTTTGAGCAAAAGTCACCGGCTCAAACTCGTCCAATTGATCTATTGGTAAAGGCTTCCGTTGGGCAACCGCTCGAAGTCACCGGAGAAGTGACGGATGGGGGAGCGAGGAACGTATCCGCTAAGGTTGTTGGTCCAGAGCCGCTGTCAGCCGCCAACAATAGACCGATTACCGAAGACGTGTTGAGAGACAAACTCGGGCGAATGGGTGGCACAGCGTTTAAGCTTGGCAAATTGACCATGGACATCGATGGTGGACCAATGGTGCCGATGGCTATGCTTAACGAGACGCGGCGTCAATTGGTTTCGTTGCTCGAAGAAAAATTGCGGCATGCACCCGTTAAGGTTGTGAATGCCGAAGCTGGACGGCGCTTGCTCGACGCCATTGAATTGCCCTCGCCCAACGAGTCAGCCACGAATCCCAAGATCGCGGTCCTGTGTCGAACGTTGGAACAGGTTCGTGCAGCGTGCGAAACGAAAGCCGACTACATCTACACCGACTTCGCCGACATTCGACGCTATGGCGATGCCGTCGAGATCGCGCATGCTAAACAGTGTCCGATCGCAATTGCGACGGTGCGGATGCAAAAGCCTGGGGAAATGGGATTGATGAAGGTGCTCACTCGGCACAACCCAGACGCGATTCTGGTTCGGAACTTAGCGGCGATTGAATATTTCCGCGATAAAGCTCCTGCGATGATCGCTGACTTTTCGCTAAACATCGCGAACCACCGGTCGGCTCAATGGTTGATGAGTTTGGGAGTAAGTCGCTTCACCGCATCGTACGATCTGAACCGCAATCAATTGATGGAACTTGTGGGCTCCATTCCGTCATCATGGTTGGAGGTGGTTATCCACCAACACATGCCAATGTTTCATATGGAGCACTGCGTTTTCTGCAGCGTTCTTTCCCCAGGGACCAATAAGACCAATTGTGGTAGGCCATGCGACGACCATGTCGTGCAACTTCGCGATCGCGTGGGGGCTGAGCACACGCTGCAAGCGGATGTGGCATGTCGCAACACACTATTCAACTCGACCCCACAAAGCGGGGCTGAAATAGTCTCGGAATTGCGAGAGAACGAAGTGGGGTGGTTCCGAATTGAACTGCTCGAAGAAGATGCAGCACAAGCCAACACAACGATATCGCTTTACCGTCGTCTGCTAAACGGAGAAATCGACGGTTCGAACGTGTGGCAACAACTCAACGCATCGAACCGAGTCGGCGTAACGAGAGGAACGCTGGAAGAAAAACGAAATCCGCTGACGATCCTGTAG
- a CDS encoding GGDEF/EAL domain-containing response regulator: protein MNEMNDSQILIVDDQQEIHDTFDRIFGQTVREDHALNDFENRFLGGRQTSEFELNSKLSRYKLTHVSCGADAVEQAQRAIDQENGFSVAFVDMRMPSGMDGIETAEALWTVDPDLQIVICTAYSDHSWNEVLERLGCTDRLLLLKKPFESDEARQLAFALREKSRMAKIQRQKVEDLGREIQRRRGAEKQMKQMAHRDALTSLPNRSYLLEKLEKLIRSRKPDSKIEDAVLFLDLDNFKIINDSLGHEAGDDLLNQVAKRLQQCVREHDTATRMIDDENETVRLGGDEFVVLLENLNERCDAIEVANRIVKRLSEPFSLCERMVNVGTSVGVAFINDQIVDAHVALRNADTAMYRAKNAGKGRIAVFDRTMHDDVVRRMERESQLRRAHEDDRFELHYQPIFNLHTAKIQGVEVLLRWRDDSGEYVSPSEFIPMIEEIGLIQQVGEWVFEHAMSDLGGIENTAPSVVQDDFYLGFNTSPRQLSDPFFVERLDEILLRKKLDRRRLKLEMNEAHDIRHVDQVRRTLLSLHASGVGIQIDDFGKGQSSLMCFQTFPIEAVKIDRSFTRSIASDHSHAVIAEAIVGLAHHLNAKIVAEGVESVEQLRRLQQWGCDAAQGYLFSPPLSPDELKRFLADPSRSEGMRLLRQSQPMIPLPTADGHSSPPVSV, encoded by the coding sequence ATGAATGAGATGAACGATAGCCAAATCTTGATCGTTGACGACCAACAAGAAATCCATGACACCTTTGACCGAATATTTGGTCAGACTGTTCGTGAAGATCATGCGCTGAACGATTTTGAAAACCGTTTTCTCGGTGGGCGGCAAACGAGCGAATTCGAACTCAATTCAAAGCTAAGTCGATACAAGTTGACGCACGTGTCCTGTGGTGCGGATGCCGTGGAACAAGCTCAACGAGCAATTGACCAAGAGAATGGATTCTCAGTCGCGTTTGTCGACATGCGAATGCCATCGGGAATGGACGGAATCGAAACCGCAGAAGCACTTTGGACGGTCGATCCCGATTTGCAAATTGTGATCTGCACCGCGTACAGCGATCACAGTTGGAACGAAGTCCTGGAACGCCTTGGATGCACTGATCGGCTACTGCTGTTGAAAAAGCCATTTGAGTCCGATGAAGCTCGGCAGTTGGCATTTGCCCTTCGCGAGAAATCTCGCATGGCAAAAATCCAGCGGCAAAAGGTGGAAGACCTTGGTCGCGAGATTCAACGTCGCCGCGGCGCAGAGAAACAAATGAAACAGATGGCGCACCGCGATGCGCTCACCTCGTTGCCCAATCGCTCTTACCTGCTAGAAAAACTCGAGAAACTGATTCGATCGCGAAAACCTGACTCGAAAATCGAAGACGCCGTGCTGTTCCTCGATCTCGACAATTTCAAAATCATCAACGACTCGCTTGGGCACGAAGCGGGTGACGATCTTCTCAACCAAGTTGCCAAACGATTGCAGCAATGCGTGCGTGAACATGACACAGCGACTCGTATGATCGATGACGAGAACGAAACGGTACGCCTTGGTGGTGACGAGTTTGTTGTTCTGCTCGAAAACCTAAACGAACGTTGCGACGCGATTGAGGTGGCCAACCGAATCGTCAAGCGTCTTTCAGAACCGTTTTCGCTGTGCGAACGAATGGTCAACGTCGGTACGAGCGTCGGTGTCGCTTTTATCAACGATCAAATCGTCGATGCACATGTGGCGCTTCGCAATGCAGACACTGCGATGTACCGGGCTAAAAATGCAGGCAAGGGACGCATTGCGGTCTTCGATCGAACGATGCACGACGACGTCGTTCGACGAATGGAACGAGAAAGCCAACTGCGTCGCGCCCATGAGGACGATCGTTTCGAATTGCACTATCAACCCATATTCAACCTGCACACGGCCAAGATTCAAGGTGTCGAAGTGCTGCTGCGTTGGCGAGATGATAGCGGCGAATACGTTTCGCCGAGCGAGTTCATTCCGATGATCGAAGAGATTGGACTGATTCAACAGGTTGGCGAATGGGTATTCGAACACGCCATGAGCGACCTGGGCGGCATCGAAAACACGGCCCCATCGGTGGTCCAAGATGACTTCTACCTCGGATTCAACACCTCACCTCGACAACTGTCCGATCCGTTCTTTGTCGAACGCCTTGATGAAATCTTGTTGCGGAAGAAACTGGATCGACGCCGATTGAAATTGGAAATGAATGAAGCGCACGACATTCGGCATGTCGACCAAGTTCGGCGAACGTTATTAAGTTTGCATGCATCAGGGGTTGGCATTCAAATCGATGACTTTGGTAAAGGGCAATCGTCTTTGATGTGCTTCCAAACTTTTCCGATTGAAGCAGTCAAGATTGATCGCAGCTTTACACGTTCGATCGCGTCGGATCACAGTCACGCAGTCATCGCTGAAGCGATTGTGGGATTGGCCCATCATCTGAACGCCAAGATTGTGGCCGAAGGCGTAGAATCGGTCGAACAATTGCGTCGACTGCAACAATGGGGCTGCGACGCAGCTCAGGGTTACCTCTTTTCACCTCCGCTCAGTCCAGACGAGCTGAAAAGGTTTCTAGCGGACCCCAGTCGAAGCGAAGGAATGCGTTTGCTTCGCCAATCCCAACCGATGATACCTTTGCCCACCGCAGACGGTCATAGTTCGCCTCCGGTCAGCGTGTAA
- a CDS encoding sensor histidine kinase: protein MVPDSQLSSSESSENLNGDCCAINNSIRSKMVLSLAIVFLIFLGINEVVQRASFSSEMEAIERRSFLLFSVSALMVLWLLLHRIVVQPLADLKHQIAAFQGNNHGEQARPIAGNDEIADLAKTFHDMRERLKEAQRKLADASEANGRSEVAATVIHNVGNVLTNVNSLIDTANKRVEKLRVAPLHQLAKQLEQGTDKHDLLAATPSYLQGLATQLESDQRDLSELLETLDDNVRHIDSVIRDQHKHASQRVSLHRVDINELIDEAISCCQANLTEDRIRVRRVTDHQHTFVTRTDRSLVLQTMINVITNARQAIKTSSDNPQQIVVKLHAEGNSVVVNFQDSGCGMAAETLGHVFDAHFTTRESGSGLGLHFCALALKRCGGTIAASSNGLGQGSTITIRLPMEQSLNKARRTVLCETSTDAGGE from the coding sequence ATGGTTCCCGATTCACAGCTTTCGTCGTCCGAGTCCTCCGAGAATCTCAACGGTGACTGCTGCGCTATCAACAATTCGATTCGCAGTAAAATGGTATTGTCGCTGGCCATCGTCTTTCTGATCTTCCTGGGAATCAATGAAGTCGTTCAGCGGGCTTCGTTTTCGAGTGAAATGGAGGCGATTGAGCGTCGCTCATTCCTGCTTTTCAGTGTCTCGGCCTTGATGGTTTTGTGGTTGTTGCTGCACCGCATCGTCGTTCAACCCCTTGCCGACCTCAAACATCAAATCGCCGCATTCCAAGGCAATAACCACGGCGAACAGGCCCGTCCGATCGCAGGCAACGACGAAATTGCGGATCTGGCAAAAACGTTCCACGACATGCGTGAACGATTGAAGGAAGCGCAACGAAAGCTGGCCGACGCCTCCGAAGCCAACGGCCGCAGCGAAGTAGCAGCAACGGTAATTCACAACGTTGGCAATGTACTGACGAACGTGAATAGCCTCATCGACACAGCCAACAAACGAGTCGAAAAACTTCGTGTCGCTCCGCTGCACCAACTTGCCAAGCAGCTTGAACAAGGAACCGATAAACACGACCTGCTGGCCGCCACACCTAGTTATCTGCAGGGACTTGCAACCCAACTGGAATCCGATCAACGCGATCTTTCGGAACTTCTTGAAACACTAGACGACAATGTGCGTCATATTGACAGCGTGATTCGTGATCAGCACAAGCATGCATCGCAGCGCGTTTCACTCCACCGCGTCGATATAAACGAGTTAATCGACGAAGCGATTTCGTGCTGCCAAGCCAATTTGACCGAAGATCGAATTCGCGTTCGCCGTGTCACGGACCATCAACACACGTTCGTCACGCGAACTGATCGCTCGCTGGTGCTGCAAACGATGATCAATGTTATCACCAACGCCCGGCAAGCCATCAAAACATCCAGTGACAATCCGCAACAAATCGTTGTGAAATTGCACGCCGAAGGCAATTCGGTGGTGGTTAATTTTCAAGACAGCGGATGCGGCATGGCCGCCGAGACACTCGGCCATGTCTTTGACGCACACTTTACCACTCGAGAATCGGGATCTGGTTTAGGTCTGCATTTCTGTGCGCTTGCGCTCAAACGCTGCGGGGGAACCATCGCAGCATCAAGTAACGGTCTGGGGCAAGGCTCGACCATCACCATTCGACTGCCAATGGAGCAGTCCCTCAATAAAGCTCGACGCACAGTACTTTGCGAGACATCAACGGATGCGGGCGGAGAATAA
- a CDS encoding serine/threonine-protein kinase codes for MADDANPNVNDDGLKDDQAVDRAFAAYLKSCDSGEFSTREEFLAQFPEIASELKELMDAADMFGRAKSVSLNIDVNDVPVSFSPSDAPFFISQSSNVLSHDAPRSHDPSAETIGLNVPGAHEEQNEDPAVTLPMANRAKGDPGPTLPYDLGDYLLLDVIGRGGMGVVYRAFQNELDREVAVKMIRSGMLASEAEVKRFYTEAQAAARLHHPGIVSVFQFGQRAGHHFFSMEYVRGTDLQRKINAQQLDPIQAATYVRDVARAIHHAHEKGVLHRDLKPANVLIDNDDQIHVTDFGLAKHLDCDSSVTASGDAVGTPHYMAPEQAIGQSDRATCQTDVYSLGAVLFAALAGRPPLVGETVMQTLTKVAHEPAPGLRSIRSDTPVDLETIVAKCLEKKPNKRYLSAAKLADELDAFLEDRPIEARPRSVAMKTWHWIEGVPLVGALTGRRVLHSSQSHRRFQAAMLLIMLLVPIFTIAAMTTIRSYHDRMPALVRLAGGLEGGIYTELSNELARRLSEKHSVKTSVTVSEGSLDNHQQLLSGQIDLAPLQATAISGDHLMVVAPLFYEVLHVLVQVDASIQTIDDFRGHRVAVGPAGSGSRATAELVLDSLNLNESQVQCQTMDWEQLFADDPPDAAMICMGRQSSLVARLLASGKWRLLPIESGVEIALQHPTLRPMSIPSGDYSALTLPGGVDTIATVGTTAFLTVRDDAPADLVTAMLEALYADPPPRSDLIPRRRAAEWQGLAFHPAARRYYQSVAK; via the coding sequence ATGGCAGACGATGCAAACCCAAATGTTAATGACGACGGTTTGAAAGACGATCAAGCCGTCGATCGTGCATTCGCTGCCTATCTAAAGTCGTGCGATAGTGGGGAGTTCAGCACCCGCGAGGAGTTCCTCGCTCAATTTCCAGAAATCGCGTCCGAGCTGAAAGAATTGATGGATGCCGCGGATATGTTCGGCCGCGCGAAAAGCGTGTCGCTGAACATCGACGTCAACGATGTCCCCGTTAGCTTTTCACCATCGGACGCTCCCTTCTTTATCTCGCAAAGCAGCAACGTTCTATCGCACGATGCACCTAGGTCGCACGACCCCAGCGCTGAAACCATTGGGCTGAACGTTCCCGGTGCACACGAAGAACAAAACGAGGATCCCGCCGTCACTCTACCGATGGCCAACCGTGCCAAAGGAGACCCCGGCCCAACGCTTCCCTACGACCTCGGTGACTACCTGCTTTTAGACGTGATCGGCCGAGGCGGGATGGGCGTAGTTTACCGAGCGTTCCAAAACGAACTTGACCGCGAGGTCGCGGTCAAGATGATTCGCAGTGGTATGTTGGCAAGCGAAGCGGAAGTCAAGCGGTTCTATACCGAAGCACAGGCGGCCGCGAGATTGCATCATCCGGGAATTGTATCGGTCTTTCAATTTGGGCAGCGAGCCGGACATCACTTCTTTTCCATGGAATACGTTCGTGGAACGGATTTGCAACGCAAGATCAACGCTCAGCAACTCGATCCGATTCAAGCGGCAACCTATGTTCGCGATGTCGCTCGGGCGATTCATCATGCTCACGAGAAAGGCGTGCTGCATCGCGACTTGAAACCCGCCAATGTCTTGATTGACAACGACGACCAAATTCATGTCACGGATTTTGGATTGGCCAAACACCTGGACTGCGACAGCAGTGTGACCGCCAGCGGTGATGCTGTGGGGACGCCACACTACATGGCCCCCGAACAGGCCATTGGCCAAAGTGATCGAGCGACCTGCCAAACCGACGTGTATTCGCTCGGTGCCGTTTTGTTCGCAGCCTTGGCGGGCCGCCCTCCGTTGGTTGGCGAAACGGTAATGCAGACGCTTACCAAAGTCGCCCACGAACCCGCTCCGGGTCTGCGTTCGATCCGTAGCGATACACCTGTGGACTTGGAAACGATCGTTGCAAAATGCCTTGAAAAGAAACCAAACAAACGTTACCTATCCGCCGCCAAACTTGCTGACGAACTGGACGCTTTCCTTGAAGACCGACCGATTGAAGCTCGTCCTCGATCGGTAGCGATGAAGACTTGGCATTGGATCGAAGGCGTGCCCTTGGTGGGTGCGTTAACAGGCAGACGAGTCTTGCATTCGTCGCAGTCTCATCGACGATTTCAGGCAGCAATGCTGTTAATCATGCTGCTGGTTCCGATCTTCACCATCGCTGCGATGACAACGATTCGCAGCTATCACGATCGAATGCCAGCCTTGGTGCGACTTGCAGGAGGTCTCGAAGGAGGGATCTACACCGAGCTGTCTAATGAGTTGGCCAGACGGTTATCAGAAAAACATTCCGTCAAAACAAGCGTGACGGTTTCCGAAGGTTCGCTCGACAACCACCAACAATTGCTTTCAGGGCAAATTGACCTCGCGCCGTTGCAAGCGACCGCTATTAGTGGTGACCATTTGATGGTCGTTGCGCCACTGTTCTATGAAGTGCTGCATGTATTGGTGCAAGTTGATGCATCGATCCAAACGATTGACGACTTTCGAGGTCATCGTGTTGCGGTCGGACCGGCGGGCAGTGGTTCGCGAGCAACAGCCGAATTGGTACTTGATTCGTTGAACCTGAACGAGTCCCAAGTGCAATGCCAAACGATGGACTGGGAACAACTCTTTGCTGACGATCCCCCGGATGCCGCGATGATCTGTATGGGGCGGCAAAGTTCTTTGGTTGCGCGTTTGCTTGCCAGCGGCAAATGGCGATTGCTGCCAATCGAAAGTGGTGTTGAAATCGCGTTGCAACACCCCACACTTCGACCAATGTCCATTCCCTCGGGTGACTATTCCGCGTTGACGTTACCGGGCGGCGTCGACACGATTGCAACCGTTGGGACCACCGCATTCTTGACCGTCCGTGACGATGCCCCCGCGGATCTCGTGACTGCGATGCTGGAAGCTTTGTACGCTGATCCACCACCCCGCAGCGACCTAATTCCTCGCCGAAGGGCGGCTGAGTGGCAGGGACTCGCCTTTCATCCAGCCGCACGTCGCTACTACCAAAGTGTTGCCAAGTAG